The sequence cccggcaaccggccgcaggcaggggaagccgcgctgctccctgctccagcccccacccttggaagcagccgtcgggtctttcggcacccgcgatcgagctgcccaaggggaggggggtctcaaggagctgcgggagctccaggctacactctccccctggtggaaaatccaacgtcctcgcttggagaacgccataccctgacataaggtttATACAATTAAAATGCATGGCACAGAACATACAACACGTGTCGAATTTACCCttcaggttacattgcacttcacaccaaactatacccgagactagctgagaccatttgtggggagcccctaattgaacatgtgggggtacctcacttttgcgtccgtgagcctcccctagaaaaatttcttggagagcacactctaaagcgacagttactggctcttcgctacttcctccccctggtggaaagagtagcacagtgtctctgaagcagacccttacccggtcatccgcggcagggatgcggcagaccaggaggccaggcccttttccgcggtccacgacttggcgaatggcacactcctttttgggcttaaaggaggccagtctccctggatcttcctttacacagtccttgtccctacggacttgcgaggctttcactgaaaagcgagcactggacaatgtctcaaTTTCACCTGACCGGGGGTAAAGAGTATACAcccgaccactgcggtgattcacggtggtcAACAGGTCCTtggggatgctgtcagttcccacctcggccgtcttgggacctgccccacgtacttctggggcagtccacttacgcgctgaaaactcgggagcgttggatcccagtcctgggaccacttgtgtcggagcgcacgggctcatactctgtttagaagccgcaactctggccttcttcacggccagctccatcggagattgtggggagttagggagttccttaccactccactgacttgggatggattctcccaaggaggacacctccgccaggacgcgatgtagaggggagcccttcgcccgggtaaccagacttaaggagccatcgtgctccgcggtcacctggaggctcacccccgacacccctggggcagtcgactcaccctcatcgtcgtttggtactggtccccattctaggaccgatggtacctcggtagtaggtcggactgaccattgtagggcgcacgggcccacagcagggtccgcaacatcgggatacacctcctctagggcacacgggcccacagcaggctctgcatccgccaagatagggtgttcattgctgacactaaagtggtccgccggcaggcgcatcactcaagtgactggtcgctggattcactagaaggtgggggtatatacgccttaccctgtgattcctctgtataatcgctgaggtggttcgccggtaggcgcatcgccaccgatgggacttcaacctcgtcccgctcaggaaccggatctgaaatgttcactcgggcacacgggccctccacaaccggttgttggtagcgggaatccctaagtaatttctccctgaagacagacttaacttcagcacaactcagagtgatatagaggtcaggctcctcctccctagaacagtctgtctcatccacgtttggttgaaagtcacagtgcttgctccccctggtggaatctgaaggaggggcactttctacaagggagtggttctggctctgtgctgagtcactcacagtgcaggggcggggttcagggtttcgcgcccaacccggacaatactctgcaacaatttcttgcacagtcctggtactctcccgacttggcgggagccgccatcttaggtgtgactctctgctagagagagactccattttaatcacagtctctgcaattacactagggctctcttctgtatagataggggggtagccttctggttttcccgccaatcccggacagttttcctcaacacaatctagtgcaggcttgcagccagcagcacgtgcgctcccctgctctggcgggagacgccatttggcTGGGTCGGCGTAaactagggggtacccctcagacgggcccccgggcatacacagggcggacggtgcctctgccaggcatatatccgcggtggggatggccacaaaaagtatcattttccatagggccgtgggatcgtgttcttcttctaagaaacatgcgtgcggccaccctGGAATTTCACGCATATAGGACTGAACCTCAACCGCGggcatagttgcgggaaggcctcctactaccactacctggccaggctccatatactgcctcaaagcccaggcaaggacctcgtgttcggacttcacaaacatggcgacaaaaataggaatgggacaatttgggaaaaaaaatggaacagagcaccccaggtctggatctcagcagcgcctccaaatgtagccctctttcccccccttaagtgagattgaggtgggtaggtgtgtctgactacttatcagtgtggtgctatacctgtttggcaaccaggagagctgagcttccgccacggggaacctggggtatgtacttacactcggtgcagcgcctccactgatgagggatctcaacggggtgagagtgtgccctcaccagaacaaccatacagtaaatacacaccgtgtgaataaacagtgtTTACTGAGCATAAactgtaactccaataacacctctttgcataacatcaaaacaatatatcaataacagtgcatcactctgaatgcataccatccccccacccacatgtccatcatcaccttccccgcagtctcttgagtgcccccaacaataaagaccagtgtgagtgtgagggatagcgcttccctgtgttggggcccggtggtgcacttaatatatactacctccctgaccagtcctggtcaggaaaatccttggaactcagcagcaccgcacagtgatcccacggcgtgctgcgctgctctctgcaggaatggatgcacacgctgcatccacaggaaaggaatctccagccggaatgctcctttaacacagtctctgaacacgctgtcagacagtcagaggccgtcagacagcatccctcttgctgctctaaatatggtgaaggagtccctgtcctaaggccaaccatatatcatacagcttcctctggtgtcataggggactaactgggccctggggtatacctctaccctagtccctgcatgcagaataactctccctgtaacttctgtcggatcccagactctggcagctcaccacgtgcaactggcactggtgatatacacacactgaacaactagctcctaactcacttatcctaacgcgcctgcagccgacacacagctctcagtcagccggcagacagtaacacgcgctgcacacacactgcactcagtacaggcagcgtcacatgcaacactcaacacagcaacctggaaccctaacactaacactaacagctacgcactgcaaacttctggaacgcgtacagcaacttgctgcacactagcactatgccttcttgtcaggcctcacagcactgccagccgtgatcctgacaagacagcacacacacacgcactaagggcagcgtccctatgtgggccgtccctcaacacttacccactaacctggtggggagttggggccttacttgggatgtggggaccttactcgatgcaggagctgcatatgctctctgcacccttccttccctcacagctccccagctccaactgacaaacgtgctgcagtccaaacaatgtatccactttccttgcctggccttcctaagccctattggctccctggtgtcacatggggcatacagagactcatgagactcgtagtccctgctcagagccttccctgataggctaggggttcgcgggctttccttaccctccactgcgcgtgtgcaatctttcccgggctttctctcttctccctgagctgtctctatgctcgcgcgagctatccctagctctggggctttccctgcgcctacgcatccactgcgcatgcgcgagacgttccttaatggcggcgccctgctctgcggccgccgggaccttagagacgcgatcgcggccttagcaacggcccgatcgcgtccccggcaaccggccgcaggcaggggaagccgcgctgctccctgctccagcccccacccttggaagcagccgtcgggtctttcggcacccgcgatcgagctgcccaaggggaggggggtctcaaggagctgcgggagctccaggctacatctACATTGGGACCAtgatttttcattttgtttgatCAAGCAAGTGATCAGGATCAGTTTGTGAGTGccctgtctctttctgtgtctgatTCTGTTAGAGCCTGATATCTGTTCCCCCTTTCTCATAAATGGCTATAGCTTTGTCAATATAGTTCTTGTGGAAATTCaagagtagggggtggggggggagttattgggtgcgagacatttgaatatactttgtatTTCCTCCTATTTAAAGTATTCGCCTTTTTGAGTACAGGTGTCCAGCTCCATGGTATTTGGAGGGAGAtttaggggatatatatatatacaggcataccccgctttaaggacactcactttaagtacactcgcgagtaagtacatttcgttcaataggcaaacagcagctcacgcatgcgcctgtgagcacgtcctgaacagcaataccggcttcctacctgtaccgaagctgtgcacaagcggggagactatagagcatgttacaaatgcgttatttacatcagttatgcacgtatatgacgattgccgtacagtatgtgcatcaaaagtggggaaaaaaggtagtgcttcactttaagtacattttcactttacatacatgctccggtcccattgagtacgttaattcggggtatgcctgtatagtgctTGGGACCCTATTAAAATTATTATCTTACATTTACATGGTGTCAATTATGTATTCAGTGCTTTAGAGTGCTATATAAGAGaggaaaataatacaaataaggaAAGGAGAATAATACATGAAGAATTGAGAAAATACAGTAACTAACAAGGATCAGTTTGTGAGTGccctgtctctttctgtgtctgatTCTGTTAGAGCCTGATATCCGTTCCCCCTTTCTCATAAATGGCTATAGGTTTGTCAATATAGTTCTTGTGGAAATTCAAGAgtaggagggtgggggtggtatTGGGTGCGagtcatttgaatatactttgtatTTCCTCCTATTTAAGGTACTGTTGTCGCCTTTTTGAGTATAAGTGTCCATCTCTATGTTATTTGGAGAGAGAtttaggggatatatatatagtgcttgggaCGCTATTAAAATTATTATCTTACATTTACATGGTGTCAATTATGTATTCAGTGCTTTAGAGTACTGGATAAGAgaggaaaataataaaaataaggaAAAGAGAATAATACATGAAGAATTGAGAAAATACAGTAACTAACAAGGATAATTGAATTCAATTTCATAAATACTCATTAATTAGGGATTATGTCAAGTCTGACAACTTTCAATGTTTCAACTCTTAATAAGAATACCTTATCATTCTACTTTCTGCCATAGGGACATAACTCAGTTTTCTGTGTGGAAGGTGTAAAAGATGTCCGGAATTGGTAAAACCTgagatttttttaaaattcattCTGTAATGCACGGACACAGATAGGGACATATTTACTGACCAGTCTTCTGctcattttgtatttttaattgtcTTACTCATTAGAGATGGATGAATCCGCCCAAATCTTTTTCACATattttctcgcatttccccccTCAAAATCCGTTTTACGGTGTCAAATAAGTAAAAAGATTTGGTCGCTTTTAATACGCGCGGATTcttcaaaaaccgccattggatacaacctgtggacggatttgtagaacccAATCCACGAATTCAGCGATCTCCTGGCGGATTCTTACGAATCGGATTCTACAAATGCGtcccacgggttgcggaatctgcTAAGTGTACTGATAATTCTATAATActaaaaaatccacaaaatgagaattgccctttttgagattgatccgcttaaatccgtggaccaaaggagcCGGTGGATCCGCCGCAGATCCAAATCTGCCCATCTCTATTAGTCCTTTGAGTGACACGTGTCTTTATATTCTGCATGTACCACTGTTTGCTCCAAAACTGCTATGtgatcctttttattttttaaatttcagtGAGGAGTGGCCAGGAAAGGAAGACAAAGCAAGAagagcagtgaaacgcgttgtcaTATGTGATTTCACCAATGATAACCCTTTAGAGCCTGTTGTCCTGCCACAGATGGACTGTCTTCTCAGCATGTATGTCTTACAAGTTGTTAGCAAGGACCGCCAGGCTTTTTGTAACAACCTGAAAAAACTAGCGGCAATGCTAAAAACTGGGGGACATATGTTACTGGTAGCGACATATAATAGTTCGTTCTATAGGATTGGTGAGCACAAGTTCTTCTCTCTGTCATTTAAGGAGGAGTTTATAAGAGAGTCTGTTTGTGATGCAGGATTCATCATCGAGAATTTGGAAACATTACCTACTAAAAAGACCAGCAATTTTGCAACTTATGACCATGTTATATTTATGATAGCACGCAAGGAGAGGGAGGTTTAGTGAAAAAAGGTATACAACAATTTATCTGACACTTTACCTACTGAATATCAAAAATACAGCAAACATCTCAATGACTACTTATAAATTAAAAGCAATGTACATTTTTAAGTGTTACTGCAGTGACATGACAGAGAAGTATATGAatgcatatatttatttgtgtacaTACACTATATGTACATGTATGACACAacatttattatgtattcttTACATTATCTTTACAAATATCTTAGAATAAGGTTATACTGTACTATAAAAATGTAACCCAAGTTAGCGCTGAACTTAGAAAGATTCAGCTGGAAGACACAGACATACGGTAAAATACATAGTATAACAATTTTGATTTTCAGCCTattgggattgggggggggggggtgaattgggaaaaatacatataatacgTTAAGGAGAAGAAAACACATTGAAGAAAATAAAATCATTTCTGGACCCATCAGCCCATCTGTGTCTCTACTACAACGTATATAAAGAACCAATGGGAAAAatggaggccaactccagtcctcaagggacaccaacaggtcaggttttcaggttatccctgcttcagcacaggtgctactgtcataatgactgagccactgattgagtcacctgtgctgaagcaggaatatcctgaaaacctgacctgtaggtggcccttgaggactggagttggcctcccctgaacTAATATCATCTAGGAAATGTAAACGTTTAAGTGTAGCTGCAGTGACATGACAGGGAAGTGTCTGTATgcatataatgtatttattttactgtatttatttctttGTGTACAAGatctttattatttattctttACTGTACATTATCTTTACTAATACTGTATGTTAGAATTAGAATAATGTTATactataaaaatgtaaatgtaaccCAAGTTAGCGACGAACTTAGAAAGATTCAGCTGGAAGACACAGAAAATGCTTTACAGAAGACCAAGTAATCTTATTAAGATAAGGGTAATAAGGTGCACAAGATCCTAGCCAATAAACGTAGAGGGTTAAGGTCTAAAACACAGATTTCAGCCACTAAACCAAAGAATGGGCAAATTACGCATAACGATAAATATCATCAATCTAGAAATGATGTATAACCCCACACTGACTCACAAATTCTCCTCTACGGCAGGGGTGTTCAAACTTTCTCTgctgcccccacccccctgcctgccagcccctgtgCTCGCACCCCCCCTTACCTAATATCCAGCGTCAAAAGACACGCAAGATCATTTGACGCAAATTGCTATGGTGACGCGCACGTCACATgtccccgcaacgtcatttgacgccgtgttgctgAAGATAAGGTAGGAGAGGTTCACGCCCCCcagaataatcttgcgccccccactttacgcacccctgccctaaggtactgtatatactgtaatctgGTCTCCCCAGACCAAAACTCCAAACTCTGAAGAAATATAATCTACAAAAATTGTAAAAAGATGATCTTATAACCACAAATACTAAAATAACAAAACTGGAATATTATCCTCGAAGACCCCAGAACCTAATGGCTGATCAAATACTTACTACAAAAGTGACATTACTATCCTATCCCCAATCTTAATAGatctttttaatacatttttggagGGAGAGCAGATCCTGGAAAAGATGACAGGAGCAAGCATTGTGATACTCCATAAAGAAGGTAAAGACCCAATGAGCTGTGACCTCTACAGTCTTATTTCCCTGCGAAACAGAGATCTTAAGGTGTATAGTAAGATTCTTGACAATAGATTAAAACTAATCCTTCCAGGTCTAATACACAATGAGCAATAGGGTTTATTATTGAGTGCCAGGCGTAGTATAAAACTAGGAAAATTATAACTCTAGACACAAAGCCATTATACTAATCCTAGGCACAGAAAAGGCATTCAATATGATCAAATTGAGATTCCTAAATAAGGTACTGGAAGCATTTGACTTCAAGAGTCGTACCTTAGCGGGGAACAAGCTCTTTCCAAAAATCCTACTGCAATCCTGAAACTCCTCAGGGGTCAtttttatcaaataaaaaatcaCTAATGGGACAAGGCAGGGCTGTCCTCTTTCGCCCCTGTTGTTTATAATAGAGCCACTTGCAGCCACAATCAGAGAAAATCCCAATATTCAAGGTATAAATGTAACCATTCCAAGTCACAAAATCCATCTACTAAAATTGAATTTCTATTACAAATGGAGGGAGACACATTTAAAATACTTGGGCATAAAACTATCAATTCCTATTTAGATATCTATTCAGATCTATTCACCCAAATCAAGGAGGATTTACAAATATGGAATAAATGTCACATATTATGAATGCGTAGCATAACCTCAGTAATAATGAATATTCTCCCTTCAAAACCGTACCAACTTCAATTCCACTTAAATATATCAATGTTATCCGGAATAAAATAGTGCAATTTATTTATTATGATAAAAACCCAGAGTTGCTAAGCCAGTCCTGCTAGCACCAAGGACAATAGGGGTAGTAATGGTGCCTAACATTGGGCGATATTATCTAGCTGCACTCCTGAGCAGTGTTGTAACTACATTTCTTGTGCCCCACTGCAAAAAAATTTAAAGGCCCCCctaaacaaaaaaactaaatacATTTTGTTTCCACATGTGAGCGGCCTGTCGagcacccctcctctcccacacctTACCTAACCCCCTCTCAGTTCCCTTCTTTTCCTCACActtccccctctcattctctcccccctttcctactcttcttccctctctcactcactctcccgcccccctctccctcaaacAGCCCCATTTTTCGTTCAATCCCCCCACAGACAATTCCCACCTGCTTacaggcacacacacgcgcacacgcacacgcacacacacacgcacacacacacacacacaacctgggGGGGAGGGATAAGGCTGCAAAGAGGAATTACCTGATTTCAGGGAAGGCCCTGACCCCACAGCAAGCAGATGCAGAGAGCAGCAGTGGTACTTAAAACCAACTTCAAGTGCTGGCCGGCAGGGCCCCCTGCGCTCTCGGGCTCCCTCGCATTGTGGAGGTTAGCAGCACTGTGGTTACGCCACTGCACATGAGACAGATTACAGACTGGCATTCGGGAATTAGGCTTTATGGTTGTGATAAAagcataaataaaaaacacagtctgaggatTATATTGTTACAgaaataacacgtgaatttattaaaATAGCAAACAGGTGCacacaggaggaaagcttcaaaaTAAAAGCTTCCCTGCAGATAATACGGTATGAGatacatttataccctaaaaactaaagctcacacccctttatgggggggggctTGCGCGTCACTAAATATTACATCATTTTTGTAATGCATGATAATACTAAAAACTGATGTcagtttgtaatacataacaaattaTGTAAGTGTGCATCaactaaaaatcattatggggttaaatgtgatgttttCTATTTTCTCacctgacatgtaaatgtgtgaaAAAGTTAAACTGTAAGAATCTGAGCGTATCTCAGGCCgctctggcctgtttacacttttatTTGCGGCTGATTGGAGTAGAAAAGATCAACAAAcatcagctaggagcgaaaaacattccattctctggtTCACACGTTTGCTCACACAGGCATTTCTTCACATAGAAAAAAATGACACACAAGACTTACAAACCCAAGACAAAATGGCGGACAAACGAaatcaaacaaaatggctgcttagatcctagTTCTGTTTACGTCATACCCCCATTAATGTCCTTTTTCCTCAACTTTGTCTGTTGGGTAGACATAGAGTCTGCATTACTTAACCAATTGCATTAAGGACTCATCTCTGATTagaaaaggataaaaaaaaaaaaaagattttgcaACAATTTCATGTGGAGGTGATACAGTTTACATTGAAGATATGGATCATGGTTAAAGCAGAATGTAAGATCTCATCCCCATCCAGACTTATTCCCTTATTTGACAAACCAAAGTATCCCTTGCGGGACAGCACAATTAAGTACAATGATTGGAAAAACAGGAATATTCTGGATAGTGGGAACGTGCTATCTAATTGAAAATTATAAAAATGTGAGGCATTAATCTAGAAATATTCCCTATCAAACTCTGAAGTATTAGGTATCTTCAAATGAGACATTTCATTATCTACCGTTGTTGGTGGAGTAATAAAGATGTTATATGAGGAGCTAGTCCCCCTTGGAGACCATCCAAGCCACAACTATATGAAGAGGTGAGAAACTGATCTCCAAACCGATATTTCAAATGAGTACAGCTGGGACAATGCATTAAACAAAATGATATTCACGTGTTACCTTATGCCCAAAAGATTGAGCCAGATATTTCCACATCCCATGGGTCAGTGCTGGAGGAACTGTGGCCAGATATTGGACAAGGCCCATACGTCAGGGCTC comes from Ascaphus truei isolate aAscTru1 chromosome 4, aAscTru1.hap1, whole genome shotgun sequence and encodes:
- the LOC142491914 gene encoding indolethylamine N-methyltransferase-like translates to MDSSLHKHYHDEEFDPRGLLDTYCYNGTNDMFEDLVVFPITQLFKTFSSGRVRGETLLDVTMGPAAFHLLTACDFFKEINVIEFTDANIREFEMWRNKEPGAADWSHAAKIVCELEGKSEEWPGKEDKARRAVKRVVICDFTNDNPLEPVVLPQMDCLLSMYVLQVVSKDRQAFCNNLKKLAAMLKTGGHMLLVATYNSSFYRIGEHKFFSLSFKEEFIRESVCDAGFIIENLETLPTKKTSNFATYDHVIFMIARKEREV